The Sulfitobacter sp. DSM 110093 genome includes a window with the following:
- a CDS encoding glutathione S-transferase N-terminal domain-containing protein → MIDLYTWTTPNGRKVSILLEELGIDYNVHAINIGKDEQHAPAFLKISPNNKIPAIVDHEAGVSLMESGAIMWYLAEKHGRFLPEGQAARAEVMQWLMWQMGGFGPMAGQAHHFLHFNPGKAAYAEERFGAEVERLYSVLDKQLEGRDHICGEYSIADMACWPWVSRYEWQQIDLADYPNVRAWYQRLRARDAVQKGYHVPKVMGDIPEG, encoded by the coding sequence ATGATCGACCTTTATACATGGACCACCCCAAACGGCCGCAAGGTCTCAATCCTACTCGAAGAATTAGGGATCGACTACAACGTGCATGCCATCAATATCGGCAAAGATGAACAGCACGCCCCCGCGTTTCTAAAGATCAGCCCCAACAACAAGATCCCCGCCATCGTCGATCATGAGGCCGGGGTCAGCTTGATGGAATCCGGCGCGATCATGTGGTATCTGGCCGAGAAACATGGCCGCTTCTTGCCCGAAGGTCAGGCGGCGCGGGCAGAGGTGATGCAATGGCTAATGTGGCAAATGGGCGGTTTCGGCCCCATGGCCGGACAAGCGCATCATTTCTTGCATTTCAACCCCGGCAAAGCCGCCTATGCCGAAGAGCGGTTCGGCGCTGAGGTCGAACGCCTCTACTCCGTGCTCGACAAACAACTTGAAGGGCGCGACCATATCTGCGGCGAATATTCGATCGCGGATATGGCCTGCTGGCCTTGGGTTTCGCGCTATGAATGGCAGCAGATTGACCTTGCTGACTATCCTAATGTGCGTGCGTGGTACCAACGCCTGCGGGCGCGGGACGCGGTGCAAAAAGGCTACCATGTCCCCAAAGTGATGGGCGACATCCCCGAAGGGTAA